Proteins from one Desmodus rotundus isolate HL8 chromosome 9, HLdesRot8A.1, whole genome shotgun sequence genomic window:
- the FDXR gene encoding NADPH:adrenodoxin oxidoreductase, mitochondrial isoform X2 yields the protein MAPRCWRWWQWWSAWPRTRPPPAGSTPGSDEIRNPANAKALTKNRSVKPGKLHLVFDTEEQTTKICVVGSGPAGFYTAQHLLKHHSRAHVDIYEKQLVPFGLVRFGVAPDHPEVKNVINTFTQTARSDRCALHGNVVVGRDVTVPELREAYHAVVLSYGAEDHRALEIPGEELPGVFSARAFVGWYNGLPENQELAPDLSCHTAVILGQGNVALDVARILLTPPEHLEKTDITEASLRVLRQSRVKMVWIVGRRGPLQVAFTIKELREMIQLPGTRPILDPADFLGLQDRIQGVPRPRRRLTELMLQTATEKPGREEAAGQALASRAWGLRFFRSPQQVLPSPDGRRAAGIRLAVTRLEGAGETARAVPTGDTEDLPCGLVLSSVGYKSRAIDPSVPFDPKLGVIPNVEGRVVDVPGLYCSGWVKRGPAGVIGTTMTDSFLTSQMLLQDLKAGLLPSGPRPGYAAIEALLSSRGVRPISFSDWEKLDAEEVLRGQGIGKPREKLLDPQEMLRLLGR from the exons GTTCAGATGAAATAAGGAACCCAGCAAACGCCAAAGCTTTGACAAAAAATAGGAGTGTGAAGCCTGGGAAGCTCCATCTTGTGTTCGACACTGAA GAGCAGACCACCAAGATCTGTGTGGTGGGCAGCGGCCCAGCCGGCTTCTACACTGCCCAACACTTGCTAAAG cacCACAGCCGGGCCCACGTCGACATCTATGAGAAGCAGCTTGTGCCTTTCGGCCTGGTGCGCTTTGGTGTGGCGCCTGACCACCCTGAGGTGAAG AATGTTATCAACACCTTTACCCAGACGGCCCGCTCTGACCGCTGTGCCCTCCACGGCAACGTGGTCGTGGGCAGGGACGTGACCGTGCCAGAGCTGCGGGAAGCATACCATGCGGTGGTGCTG AGCTACGGAGCAGAGGACCATCGGGCTCTGGAAATTCCCGGGGAAGAGCTGCCTGGTGTGTTCTCAGCCCGGGCCTTTGTGGGCTGGTACAATGGGCTTCCTGAGAACCAGGAG CTGGCGCCGGACCTGAGCTGTCACACAGCCGTGATTCTGGGCCAGGGGAACGTGGCTCTGGACGTGGCCCGGATCCTGCTGACCCCACCTGAGCAcctggag AAAACGGACATCACGGAGGCTTCCCTCAGGGTACTGAGGCAGAGTCGGGTGAAGATGGTGTGGATAGTGGGTCGACGTGGACCCCTGCAAGTGGCCTTCACCATAAAG gaGCTTCGGGAGATGATTCAGTTACCAGGAACCCGGCCCATTTTGGATCCTGCGGATTTCTTGGGCCTCCAGGACAGAATCCAGG GGGTGCCCCGCCCCAGGAGGCGGCTGACGGAATTGATGCTCCAAACCGCCACCGAGAAGCCAGGGCGGGAGGAGGCTGCCGGCCAGGCACTGGCCTCCCGAGCCTGGGGTCTCCGTTTTTTCCGAAGCCCCCAGCAGGTGCTGCCTTCACCAGACGGGCGGCGGGCAGCAGGCATCCGCCTGGCAGTCACCAGGCTGGAG GGAGCCGGTGAGACTGCACGGGCAGTGCCCACTGGAGACACGGAAGACCTCCCTTGTGGCCTGGTGCTGAGCAGCGTTGGGTATAAGAGCCGCGCCATTGACCCCAGTGTGCCCTTTGACCCCAAACTCGGTGTCATCCCCAATGTGGAGGGCCGGGTTGTGGATGTGCCAG GCCTCTACTGCAGTGGCTGGGTAAAGCGGGGGCCCGCGGGGGTCATCGGCACTACTATGACTGACAGCTTCCTCACCAGCCAGATGCTGCTGCAGGACCTGAAGGCCGGGCTGCTGCCgtctggccccaggcctggctatGCGGCCATCGAGGCCCTGCTCAGCAGCCGAG gGGTCCGGCCCATCTCTTTCTCGGACTGGGAGAAGCTGGATGCTGAGGAGGTGTTGCGGGGCCAGGGTATTGGGAAGCCTAGGGAGAAGCTGCTGGATCCTCAGGAGATGCTGCGGCTGCTGGGGCGCTGA
- the FDXR gene encoding NADPH:adrenodoxin oxidoreductase, mitochondrial isoform X1, with protein MAPRCWRWWQWWSAWPRTRPPPAGSTPGSRQQFSTQEQTTKICVVGSGPAGFYTAQHLLKHHSRAHVDIYEKQLVPFGLVRFGVAPDHPEVKNVINTFTQTARSDRCALHGNVVVGRDVTVPELREAYHAVVLSYGAEDHRALEIPGEELPGVFSARAFVGWYNGLPENQELAPDLSCHTAVILGQGNVALDVARILLTPPEHLEKTDITEASLRVLRQSRVKMVWIVGRRGPLQVAFTIKELREMIQLPGTRPILDPADFLGLQDRIQGVPRPRRRLTELMLQTATEKPGREEAAGQALASRAWGLRFFRSPQQVLPSPDGRRAAGIRLAVTRLEGAGETARAVPTGDTEDLPCGLVLSSVGYKSRAIDPSVPFDPKLGVIPNVEGRVVDVPGLYCSGWVKRGPAGVIGTTMTDSFLTSQMLLQDLKAGLLPSGPRPGYAAIEALLSSRGVRPISFSDWEKLDAEEVLRGQGIGKPREKLLDPQEMLRLLGR; from the exons gctcCCGCCAGCAGTTCTCCACACAGGAGCAGACCACCAAGATCTGTGTGGTGGGCAGCGGCCCAGCCGGCTTCTACACTGCCCAACACTTGCTAAAG cacCACAGCCGGGCCCACGTCGACATCTATGAGAAGCAGCTTGTGCCTTTCGGCCTGGTGCGCTTTGGTGTGGCGCCTGACCACCCTGAGGTGAAG AATGTTATCAACACCTTTACCCAGACGGCCCGCTCTGACCGCTGTGCCCTCCACGGCAACGTGGTCGTGGGCAGGGACGTGACCGTGCCAGAGCTGCGGGAAGCATACCATGCGGTGGTGCTG AGCTACGGAGCAGAGGACCATCGGGCTCTGGAAATTCCCGGGGAAGAGCTGCCTGGTGTGTTCTCAGCCCGGGCCTTTGTGGGCTGGTACAATGGGCTTCCTGAGAACCAGGAG CTGGCGCCGGACCTGAGCTGTCACACAGCCGTGATTCTGGGCCAGGGGAACGTGGCTCTGGACGTGGCCCGGATCCTGCTGACCCCACCTGAGCAcctggag AAAACGGACATCACGGAGGCTTCCCTCAGGGTACTGAGGCAGAGTCGGGTGAAGATGGTGTGGATAGTGGGTCGACGTGGACCCCTGCAAGTGGCCTTCACCATAAAG gaGCTTCGGGAGATGATTCAGTTACCAGGAACCCGGCCCATTTTGGATCCTGCGGATTTCTTGGGCCTCCAGGACAGAATCCAGG GGGTGCCCCGCCCCAGGAGGCGGCTGACGGAATTGATGCTCCAAACCGCCACCGAGAAGCCAGGGCGGGAGGAGGCTGCCGGCCAGGCACTGGCCTCCCGAGCCTGGGGTCTCCGTTTTTTCCGAAGCCCCCAGCAGGTGCTGCCTTCACCAGACGGGCGGCGGGCAGCAGGCATCCGCCTGGCAGTCACCAGGCTGGAG GGAGCCGGTGAGACTGCACGGGCAGTGCCCACTGGAGACACGGAAGACCTCCCTTGTGGCCTGGTGCTGAGCAGCGTTGGGTATAAGAGCCGCGCCATTGACCCCAGTGTGCCCTTTGACCCCAAACTCGGTGTCATCCCCAATGTGGAGGGCCGGGTTGTGGATGTGCCAG GCCTCTACTGCAGTGGCTGGGTAAAGCGGGGGCCCGCGGGGGTCATCGGCACTACTATGACTGACAGCTTCCTCACCAGCCAGATGCTGCTGCAGGACCTGAAGGCCGGGCTGCTGCCgtctggccccaggcctggctatGCGGCCATCGAGGCCCTGCTCAGCAGCCGAG gGGTCCGGCCCATCTCTTTCTCGGACTGGGAGAAGCTGGATGCTGAGGAGGTGTTGCGGGGCCAGGGTATTGGGAAGCCTAGGGAGAAGCTGCTGGATCCTCAGGAGATGCTGCGGCTGCTGGGGCGCTGA